Genomic window (Cyprinus carpio isolate SPL01 chromosome B7, ASM1834038v1, whole genome shotgun sequence):
ATTAGAAATCtaactttaatttaaacaaatgtatgtttatgAATCAACTTAAATGTAATGGGTTAAATCGGGTAGAAATAGGtctttaaggtaacaattgcaggttaccacttttttCCAGTACACACAAGATTGAACTTGCCATCCTCTGCTCCTCTCTTGACTTTTGTTCACCTCTCAGTCAGCAGTGTGTGGTAAAAAGTATAGTAATGTAGGTTAcacaaaacacatatacacagtCTGAACTGCAAGCAACTGTCCAGGCCACGTCCTGTTCGCCAGCTCAGCGTGTATGTGGGCGTTTGTGTACTTTTTCCCTGGCCGCCCCACGAGATCTCACCAAACCTGACTGCCAGAGCTCTCTCACACCACCATGACCAGAGCCAGACTTCCTGTCCTGTCCTTAGCTCATCTGTCCGTCCCAGGAACAGAGACATTGACAGTAGAAATCTAATATGTAGAAATAATATAAGGATGTTTTAGTAATCTACTTGCTGAACAAGTTAATAAGGGCAACCACAATTTCCAGagattctaattttattttatttttttgcaggcaGAGAATTTGCAGGCATTTTGTCAGAAGGGCAAAGTGTGTCAGAGACAGAACAAAAGCAAGAAAAACAGAGTAATCATCAGTAATTTGACAAGTCCCTTCATGTCATCGTTATGCTGAACTGGCAATTTTTCAACTGATTAATACATGCTCACCACTGTACCTATTGAAAAAATCATGCAAAGAGCAACACAGTGAACGGTGATTCAAAGATGGGGGAGTAAGAGAAAGAGATTGGAAAGGGAGGGGACAGGAAAAACAGCTCAGAGATGTTTGTGGTGGGCCGTTCatttaaaagcatcataaaagagAACAATTTTGCTGTGTGGAGAAATGAGGAGGGGGAAAGACGGGAGGGAAGCGGAAATGGCAGAGCGCTGTTTTTTTCTGACTCTGTCAGCTGGAACAGTTTTAGGACACTTCGAAGAGAAGCAAATGCTCCTCCTTCACTAAAAAGTACAGTCATCTGTCTCTCTGGTCCTTTGTTTTCTCAGATATGAGAACATGTAAAGACACTCATCAGTTTTCTATAACAAACATATTAACAtctattcatatacatatattaattactatattaatatatttacatacatgaaCTGTAAGTTTCGGTCTTCATTCAGTTTCTATCAAAGCGTTTTCTCTTTTCAGAATTAGTGATGGGATTTTTCAGTGATTCTTCAGGTTACATTGTTAGCCAATAGGTGGACAGAAGTGGCTTTATGAGttagtcactgaatcattcaatgaactgattcatttaaaaagttgATTCATCCaggaaacaaataaattgtttaggAATTAAATGCCATGtgttgcttttgtgtgtgtgtgtgtgtgtgtgtgtgtgtgtgtgtgtgtgtgtatgtgtgtgtgtgtgtgtgtgcgtgtgtgtgtgtgtgtgttttaagaacTATTTGCATTGGGTGGAAAAAATCATTGAAAGTTACTgccaatattgtgtctaaaatataagtTACCAAATATTAACTTTTGAACTGTTGCATAAAAGCCCCTTGCTATTCTAGTAACTTCTCAGAAAAGATCCAGGCCATCATTGCTTGAGCTAGCAACAGCAGATCTGTGGGTTAAGAAGGTTTAAGAGAGTAGTTTCACATAACAATATTCTTTGGGACactgccaatttttttttatcttagttgCCCATTGAGCTGTTGTATATAAGCAATATCTTTATCTTGAATGTTGATTAACATTAAGATgttaataatatatgaattaaaactTACTGAACTTTCTCAAAACAGCTTAGACATTTCAGCACAAAAGCAAAAGTTAAAATTGTGTGTATGTAGATTTGATACTGGtgtgaaaatgtcttttttaaggtccaggaaagagagaatagtgttaaaaaaggaactttatttcattttcatttccaaGTACAAAAAGTATGAAACAGGCAAAAAAATGTCATTCCTTTACATTTACActatatcattatcattataaatatCATTACCATTATCATTGTTAAAACTTCAGAAATGTCTAATACTGATGTATGCAGTGAGAAAACCCATAGCACCATTACGGTTCATAAAtaattctttatttgtttctgCAAGGTGGAGAGCAAGAAAATCTCACCTCCAGCCTTGTTATAGAAACCGGATTTTTCCGCCTTTAAACCTGACATTAAAAGATCGGAAGCTAATTTGAAATAAGTCACATTCTGCCTGTGTCCAGCAGGACTtgaaatgacaattaaaaatagGTAAGACTACATATGgagaacaataataacaataaccaTAGTTATAATAACAACGCCaatcattaatgacataattaatCATGGTAAAATGTACCAAACacattacaataacaatattattttaagttgaaacAGATGGACAGCTCTGCTCTATAGGTGTATTTCAAACTGGCCTACTCCAGAAGCTGCTCGGCTTCTCTCTCCCTGAACTTTGACCTGTAACCTTTGACCTTTCATGTACAGCAGGTCTCTATAGTCGAGCCGTACTTTGTGCAAATATCTTTGGTGAATAAAAGGTGCAAGGAAGGTCAATTATAACAGTCCTTCCATACTATTAATTCAATGGCAAAGGCACGTAATGGGGTGCAGGAGGTTTTCACTGGATCAgcaatgtaaaaaagaaaaatctgagaTAATGAAATACGTCAAAGTGAGATTGTTTAGAATAAAGAACATTTCAATCAAACAGCCGCCCGGCTGGAGTCAAGTTCGGTTCTGGGGAGGGAGATTTTCAGAGAGGAGAAAGGAGGGATTATATACTGAAAAGAAGGCTGAAGGAACAAAAGTGCATTTCACTGATAAACTGTAACCATGTAAGAGACAGAGGGGGGCTCTTGTCTGTCTCTCTTATCTCCCATTTtggattttattaattaatggcAGAGAAGTACATGTAAATAGAAAAACATACAATACATATCCTCCACTTTTTCATCTCTCCCTGCTTGCAGACCTTTACAGTCTGACATTCATTTTCACTCCATCCTAATAACATTTTTCCCATTCAACATCTTTCCAAATGCCATCTACTTGTATCCCTCTTTCTCATCTCTTCCCGTGCCTTTCGTGTTCATCTCTAAACCTTGTCGAGCAGAGAGCGGTGACAGTAGAGGAGGCGTCGAGGAGTGCCGTAGCGCCGGAAGAACAGCAGAGCCCCCAAAGTGACAAGCACACATGCCAGAAGAAAGAGAGGGATGACAATGGTTGCGGCTCCTCCCATGACTCCGCCCTCTGACTTGTCCACTTCGATGATGAGCACTTCCTCATCTGTGCCAATCCTCTTCTTGGGCTCCTCTCCTTCACAGCCCATCCAGTCAGTCAGGACCGATTTGGGGTAGCCTGGCTCCACCTTCAGATGCTGGTTGTTAAACTTCCAGTACTTATTGGCTTTGTAGAAGTAAGTGTGGGCTGAAAAAACGTGGAAGAAGCTGATTCAGTAAAAGTGGATCTAAATTTCTAAACCTAGTAAAAGTTCTTTATAAACAGATAGTTTGGGTTTTGGCTTCTGTTAGGTCAATACAGCACTCCAGCCATATATTTACAcctcaaaagtttgaggtcagaaagatttttattatacttttatatactttcatttaacaaggatacatttaaactgatcaagatatttataatcaaatcaaatgaattgctgttctttctattcatcaaagaattctgaaaaaaaaaggattcttggtttccacaaaaatattatgcagtacAACTGtctttaacattgataataataagaaatgtttcttgagcaccaaagcaacatattcgaatgatttctgaggaatcatgtgacactaagactggagaaatgattgctgaaaattcagtttagttttgcCCAGTGATTTTTTGGGGGATTTTGGTAAACAGGACAGTGAAGAACCCAAGGGAAGAAAACAGAAGAACAAATGCTGCTGTACCTCCATCTCCGCTCATGAAGGCCCCTTTGATATTATCTGGTACTCCTTGCCATACACTGATGGGTTTGGGGTAATCTGGATCCACAGATCTGCTTTTCTCATTGAAACGGTAATATCTGAGAAAACAGAAATGAATGCCATGAatgacaaattataaaaaaaaattaaagggagaAGTTCACAAAATAGAAgaggaagcatttttttttaccatatgatCCAAAATCATTGGATTTATAACCAGACACTGAATAAGACATGGTGAGTAACACCGGAAACGTACTTGGTTCCTCTAAAGAAGTAAGTGTTGCCAGTGGGTGTGTAGAAAACAGCGGCATCCAGCTTGTCTCTTGGTAGGCCTGTGCCAAGCTCCTTGAAAGTCTTTGGATAACCTTCCTCCATTTTGGCCTCATTGAACACCCAGTACTTATCACCTACATAGAGGACAGAAAAACAAGCATTATTGCAATTTGTGACACATATTAAAAGCAGAGATGCAATGCAAGGTGAAAAAATACAGAAGATGGACGCACCTttgaagaaaacaaactttcCATCAGATCGTTCGTAGGCTGCATTGATTGAGGGAGGCAGTCCCTTCCAGAAATGTCCAATGGGCATGGGATAGCCCTGCAGAGGTTTACCATCACGCATTCTCCAGAACCACTTTTCCTGTGGAGTAGAGAGggtgtaaatattaaaaacacacaaaacatacggTATGTAcacacaaatttaatttgcaCTCAGTTGTACCTTGAAGACGAATATCTCTCCCCGGAGAAAAGCGATGGTGTCGAAGTGTCCCTCACATATGTCAGGGCCAAAGGAAGGCCGGTCTGGACTGCGGGTGGGGGGCCGGGGTGCCGGAGGCTGGGGCACATCACTAGAGCCAGCACCTGATGAATCACACAGGTGAGCATCGGGGTCATtagagttaactaaaactaaaaaaatatcaaataatcattaattatgaaacaaaatctaactaaaatacaataaaaacttgataaaacatgtttattacagTTAGTTGCCGAAGcgacttttgtcatttttaacttgatgtactcaaataactaaaaatgaaataaaaatgacaaaaaatgacttatacacataaaaaaagactaataaaaattcaaaaacaaacaaaaaatattaaaattaaactaaaatgaaaacaattgaaataaaacttattcaaaatataataaatactaaacaCCAAAGAGTACACATTTCAGTAGATTATTTGCAGTTATTCATAAAATGCACTAccatattttgaataatgcattattttaattaaacttttttgctgtttaaataCACATAGATTTTCAAAACCAGAAACAGATATTAacagatattatttataatatttattttttcatctgacATATCATTGTTTAAATGTCTTCACAAAACTTGACTTTACTGTAAATGATTTAGATAGAATGTGAAACATTCTGACatctacaatttttttcttaatgatttttagcaattttataattttatatgatcTTTCAtcttatacattatttttatgttggctATTCTTTTGAATGAATTTATACAATTTGACATATTTTTCTAAATGACTTGGCTTGTAAtatgaacataataataaataaatgaaactaaatgcatttatgcaatgTAACTGACTACCGTATATTTGCTGGATCCCCCGTCTGTCATCATCAGGCAGCACAAAGTTCTCAGTGTCCATCCACTGGTAAAACGGAGCCATGATGGCAGAGGGATCGCCTGAGTGCTCCAAACCCAGAGCATGACCTAATTCATGCACCGCCACCAGGAACACATCATTACCTGAAAGAAAGGCTCTAAATATAAATTATCACTGAATTTACAAGCCCTGCCTGAAGTTTGCTCGGCTGACAGACACATTTCCACATTCTCTTATTCTCTGCTCACCTCCCTGGTCAACGTTGCCTGTTGTCCAAGGCTCTGCGGCGTCAAAATGGGTATCACCTCCAATACCGTGACCTGGGAAGTACGCGTGGGCCAAGAAACCTCCCTCACCGTCAAATGGGGTGCTGTCTCCGTGAAAGCCTTCCGCAAAGTAAAGCATGATATCTGCAAACTTGTCCACCTTGCCATTGATTTGACTGTATGGGATTTCACGGAACTTGAGTGGCGTCACAGCTTCCCAAATCTTGAAGGCTTTCCTGATGGCCTCATGTGTGGCTTGTTCACCCACTTTAGGAGTGTAGTTCTGGATACTGAGaagaaaacatttgtgtttatttgctaAATGTGCGTTTGTGTCTTTTAGGAAGGAAGTGTagaaactggattttttttaaatatgttcatataATCTGATAACTTGTTTCACTTTGGAAAAAGAAGAACCAGACTAATGTTCTAAAGATGTTCTAAAGTGTATCCAGTTACTATCTATATACAAAGTGTTAATGGCAGGTGTATAGAGGGCCACAGTTtatatgcattaaatgtattattaatgttcTCTTTAGTTTGTCAAATAGAGTTCCATACCTGaaagtgatttcttttttttcccattttaggCCCTGGATGACATAGCGCTTCTTTCGTAAGTTGCTCTTCAGTTCAGAGCCAAATTTATCTGGAACTCCACACCTTGGCCGCTGCATGGCCCTGACAACATCATGTTAATGCAAGACATAAAGTCACTCAATAATCTATGACTCAGTCACTAAAGAAAACAGTtgcaaatcaaatgtttaaaaggttagtccacccaaaaatttaaattctgtccattttttttttacatctaaataatgatcaacacacaaacatacacatttggTATACATGGAAGCTTAGTGAGAACCAATAATATCAgttctttttattgattgattgattcatatggattagttttGGGACAATTTTATAACCTTTTTGGATCTTTTATGTTCTGCTTACCTAGACTTTTAAGTAaagggacagaaacctctcagatttaatgaaaaatatcttaatgtgtgttttgaagattaaACAAAtctgggtttggaatgacataaggatgagaaaataatgatgtcatttttatttttgggtgaactctacCTTTAATGCTCTATCAGGTCATACTCCATCCATTTGTGGTTAAACACTGTCATTAGCATACCTATAATATAACTATTGAGTTATGCAttgcacattattttaaaatggttataattaataaattagaaatgtatgAGACAGATTGGGCTAGACTTACGTGAGAGTAGCTGGATCCATAGTGCCAGTGACAGTGAGGCCATAGAACTTCTGCATGGTGGATATCGCAGTGGTGATGGATTTAGGAGAGCGGATTGCCTGAGCCCGAACATCGCCAGGAGGAAGATACCCATACTGCTGGAGCCATGCCTGAGAGAGGATGAACGCCACATTAGCACACATGCAGCTACCCTACAACGCCTTTTTATCACTGTAATGAACCAGACTCAACAATGAAGTGGTAAAGTGcagagacacacaaaaaaagtttctcTGGAAAACATCACTTGTGTCAGAGCATGAAATAGCACAGGTGTCAGTGCTGTCACTGCTTTTAAGGTGACCTCAACGAATTAAAGGTTGGGCTGAATGTTTTTGAAGTGTACTCGCTGTTCCAAATGTCTCAGTGCAGCACCACATCCACATGACATGCTGTctgaatttataaaatgtaattgtacaCAAACCTGCCAAAGTCCACAAACATCAGTGACGAACCACAGTGCAAACACAAagctgtgtgttagtgtgtgtgtgtgtgtgtgtgtgtgtgtgtgtgtgtgtgtgtttgtgtgtgtgtgtgtgtgtgtgtgtgtgtgtgtgtgtgtgtgtgtgtgcttatgacCTGATTAAACTTTTGTgggtaagagagtgtgtgtggatgcTCCAGAATCTTAAAGGCTTTAACTGTGGAGTGTGTGTTGTAACTGTGAGTAACGGTGTGTCTGAGACTTTATGACCCTAATTTAACTTTaaggatgtatgtgtgtgtttccaaCCTAGTTATAATTTTGGGGGTATATTTGCTGAAGAAAAGTCACCAGAATTTCACTAAATCTGACAAAGCCTATCTTGGTTACAAAGAATATATACCTACATATtatttgatatactgtatttatatacttcaaagaatatatatatatatatatatatatatatatatatatatatatatatatatatatatatatatatatatatatatatatatatatatatataactgtatgcctttttttaaactgtaagtttatattcaattatattacatttatatttatatagggaCCAAATTGTCTCCAGAAGCTAACTAAACCCAACAGCCAATTTGAAATTAGTCATTCATAAATGTATGTAAAGATgcccttttttgtttaaaaaaaataaatttttagggCTACCCATACTTGGGTAAAGACAGACCAGACTGACTTTGAATTAGAACAGTTTCTTTTTTCTCACTCTTTCTgacttacagaaataaataatgagaACATAAAAGGAGAGAAAAAGGAACACTAACTtagaatgaaacaaataaaatctaaatatatctCAAAATGTACAACTAGACAGACGACAATGGTAATGTTATTATGTAgcttttatgtgttgtttttttgtaagcTCTGCTTATAAACTTAAACTCAAAAAACATGTTTGGTTTATAGTCTTTCTTAAGCAGgatgtttatttgtaataaaaacaaattgatcaaatctaaataataataataataataataataataataataataataataataataataataataataataataataataatttattattaattattttttttgtattctagaGGGATGTGTCCTCTTCATGTCTATGGTAGTTATGGCCCTGATTATAGCTATAGCTGTAAACTAATGGGCTTATCTGGGCTGTTAACACAAAGCTTACATGTTTAGGAGTGACTGTCTGTTAGACTCAGTGGTAAATGTCTCATTTTAAGGATCAGACAGTCAGTGTCTCCATTCCAACCACAAAGAGTGTCAGCAAAAATTACAAGCAGTTTTCAGTAATCCTTGTGACCTCAGACTGCCtccctttcttcttttctttcttactTCTGAACAggcaagagaaagaaagaaggaagagCATGATGGAAGAGAAACGACATACTTTCAAGTTTACAGGACCGGTCGAGGAAGTCTAGATTGGGATAACACGATAGTGTACTGTTAACCTGGTCACCCTTTGctccatttttctttctctcagtctgTCATATAATTCGTCCTTTTTGTATGAGTGctttctgtgtgtggtggctccgCTGTGGTGACGCACCccgttttattaaaaacactgaaaacgtttccctctctctctcttac
Coding sequences:
- the mmp14a gene encoding matrix metalloproteinase-14a isoform X2, producing the protein MLAKLQPLLALASVFLVQSGTSDKEVRPEAWLQQYGYLPPGDVRAQAIRSPKSITTAISTMQKFYGLTVTGTMDPATLTAMQRPRCGVPDKFGSELKSNLRKKRYVIQGLKWEKKEITFSIQNYTPKVGEQATHEAIRKAFKIWEAVTPLKFREIPYSQINGKVDKFADIMLYFAEGFHGDSTPFDGEGGFLAHAYFPGHGIGGDTHFDAAEPWTTGNVDQGGNDVFLVAVHELGHALGLEHSGDPSAIMAPFYQWMDTENFVLPDDDRRGIQQIYGAGSSDVPQPPAPRPPTRSPDRPSFGPDICEGHFDTIAFLRGEIFVFKEKWFWRMRDGKPLQGYPMPIGHFWKGLPPSINAAYERSDGKFVFFKGDKYWVFNEAKMEEGYPKTFKELGTGLPRDKLDAAVFYTPTGNTYFFRGTKYYRFNEKSRSVDPDYPKPISVWQGVPDNIKGAFMSGDGAHTYFYKANKYWKFNNQHLKVEPGYPKSVLTDWMGCEGEEPKKRIGTDEEVLIIEVDKSEGGVMGGAATIVIPLFLLACVLVTLGALLFFRRYGTPRRLLYCHRSLLDKV
- the mmp14a gene encoding matrix metalloproteinase-14a isoform X1; the protein is MLAKLQPLLALASVFLVQSGTSDKEVRPEAWLQQYGYLPPGDVRAQAIRSPKSITTAISTMQKFYGLTVTGTMDPATLTAMQRPRCGVPDKFGSELKSNLRKKRYVIQGLKWEKKEITFSIQNYTPKVGEQATHEAIRKAFKIWEAVTPLKFREIPYSQINGKVDKFADIMLYFAEGFHGDSTPFDGEGGFLAHAYFPGHGIGGDTHFDAAEPWTTGNVDQGGNDVFLVAVHELGHALGLEHSGDPSAIMAPFYQWMDTENFVLPDDDRRGIQQIYGSAGSSDVPQPPAPRPPTRSPDRPSFGPDICEGHFDTIAFLRGEIFVFKEKWFWRMRDGKPLQGYPMPIGHFWKGLPPSINAAYERSDGKFVFFKGDKYWVFNEAKMEEGYPKTFKELGTGLPRDKLDAAVFYTPTGNTYFFRGTKYYRFNEKSRSVDPDYPKPISVWQGVPDNIKGAFMSGDGAHTYFYKANKYWKFNNQHLKVEPGYPKSVLTDWMGCEGEEPKKRIGTDEEVLIIEVDKSEGGVMGGAATIVIPLFLLACVLVTLGALLFFRRYGTPRRLLYCHRSLLDKV